Sequence from the Candidatus Rokuibacteriota bacterium genome:
CATCCGGCCCCCGGTCCGGAGCCTGCGGTCGTGCCCGCGCGCCCGGGTCCGGGGCTGACGGCGATGACGGCGGCGCCCGGCCGAACGGGATTTCCCTCGGCACCGAGAGGTGCTACCCTGGCGGCATCAGCTGACCGGCTTGGCGCGGATCGGAAAAGGAGCCCTGTGCGTCCACTGGCCTGGTGCTACCGGATGTTGCCCCCCCTGCTCCTCCTGACCCTGGTCCCGGCGCCGCACGCCGTGGCCGCCCAGACGGCGCGTGAGCTGGCCCGGTCCGTCTTCCCCTCCGTGGTGTCCCTGGTCATGAGCAGCGGCCTGCAAAGCAGCCGATCCGGGGGCTACCTGATCGTGCGCGAGCCGAGAAGCCTCGGCAGCGGCTTCTTCGTGCGCGAGCCGAGAAGCCTCGGCAGCGGCTTCTTCGTGCGCGAGGACGTGGTGGCCACCAATGCCCACGTCATCCAGGGCGCCGTCAGCGGCTACGTGAAGTTCATCGGCCAGGAGACGAAGCACGAGATCGTCGGTGTGGTGGGCATCGACATCCAGCACGACCTGGCCCTCGTGAAGATCTCCCACATGAAAGCCCGACCCCTCCCGCTGGGTGATCCGGCCCAGGTGGCCGTGGGCGAGCAGATCTACGCCGTGGGGACTCCCCAGGGGCTCGAGGGGACCTTCTCGCCCGGCCTCGTGAGCGGAATCCGCACGGCGGAGACGGGCACGCTCTACCAGATCAGCGCTCCCATCTCGCCGGGTAGCAGCGGCGGTCCCGTCCTCACCCAGGACGGCAAGGTCATCGGCGTGGCCATGGGCGCCCTCAGCGCGGGCCAGAACCTCAACTTCGCTGTTCCTGTCACCTACCTGTTCTCGCTGCTGGCGCAGCCCCCGCG
This genomic interval carries:
- a CDS encoding trypsin-like peptidase domain-containing protein, giving the protein MRPLAWCYRMLPPLLLLTLVPAPHAVAAQTARELARSVFPSVVSLVMSSGLQSSRSGGYLIVREPRSLGSGFFVREPRSLGSGFFVREDVVATNAHVIQGAVSGYVKFIGQETKHEIVGVVGIDIQHDLALVKISHMKARPLPLGDPAQVAVGEQIYAVGTPQGLEGTFSPGLVSGIRTAETGTLYQISAPISPGSSGGPVLTQDGKVIGVAMGALSAGQNLNFAVPVTYLFSLLAQPPRLISLDKVPSERPASPPSPSQPAAAEAAPQGPAIETVFTPRDRAAEARAEFERQFQAVVKQARLLAGLLDPGTSREQWRPPFQDFERRYHHFRARYQVHLAATAREREILTKLLKASDLLLAAEETWAKEIAATTELENSRRAREAAQAHHARRQSAVTQVELDIAEENLSRARRSQEHAATERKKQWAVAAPALKAVEPLTPSNEPAAPSR